In Vanessa atalanta chromosome 3, ilVanAtal1.2, whole genome shotgun sequence, one genomic interval encodes:
- the LOC125076880 gene encoding trypsin delta-like codes for METIVDEDARNMEHSTVQRPLLLSAVTICSNLQDTVSMQRLRGEAARGAVGDRRWATDCAALKAGGSETRVDFLPVTLHAATIIKIVLILFHARHLLSHLKDMGEVARNWTDVLINLEKRIVGGSKVTKNQYPSSVQFFNSGGLCGGSILTKKIVLTAAHCFDHNKNLIEMKIFSNPRFVYDLQAIAHDVWDFIIHQKYGENRAFANDIAILIIHDEFNFGPEVQNIVIINTDVWMNVNETFVATGWGETKYGVSVHQNRLKAANMYYVSKERCMNENKIDLGPEMFCLHGNGESDTCRGDSGGGVLWKGGLVGIVSHGRGCLETPGIYISVYYNRRWIKKTVTKIYKKFCDFHHNKIMI; via the exons ATGGAAACAATAGTAGATGAAGATGCTCGTAATATGGAGCACTCCACTGTACAGAGACCGCTTCTCTTATCTGCTGTCACAATTTGCTCCAACCTTCAGGACACTGTATCAATGCAGAGG TTGCGAGGTGAAGCCGCGCGCGGCGCTGTTGGCGACCGGCGGTGGGCAACTGACTGCGCGGCTCTGAAGGCGGGCGGCAGCGAGACTCGTGTAGATTTCCTGCCTGTCACGTTACATGCCGCAA caataattaaaattgttttaatactttTCCACGCCAGACATTTACTTAGTCACTTGAAAGATATGGGAGAAGTGGCGAGGAATTGGACggatgttttaattaatctcgAAAAACGTATCGTCGGAGGTTCAAAAGTTACGAAAAATCAATACCCTTCCAGtgttcaattttttaattctggTGGTCTCTGCGGCGGTTCGATTCTCacgaaaaaaattgtattgacaGCAGCGCATTGTTTCGATCACAACAAGAACCTCATTGAGATGAAGATATTTTCaa atcCGCGATTTGTCTATGACCTTCAAGCGATAGCACATGATGTATGGGATTTCATTATTCATCAGAAGTACGGTGAAAATAGGGCTTTCGCTAATGACATCGCCATTTTAATAATCCACgatgaatttaattttgggCCAGAAGTTCagaacattgttattattaacacaGATGTTTGGATGAATGTAAATGAAACATTTGTGGCTACTGGATGGGGCGAGACTAAG tACGGTGTCAGTGTACATCAAAACCGTTTAAAGGCTGccaatatgtattatgtaagcAAAGAACGATGTATGAATGAAAACAAAATCGACTTGGGACCTGAAATGTTTTGTTTGCACGGGAATGGCGAGAGCGACACGTGCCGCGGAGATTCTGGTGGAGGGGTATTGTGGAAGGG CGGGCTAGTAGGAATTGTTTCCCACGGTCGAGGGTGTCTCGAGACACCAGGTATATACAtaagtgtttattataatagacgTTGGATTAAGAAAActgttacaaaaatttataaaaagttctgTGATTTtcatcacaataaaataatgatctaa